From a region of the Buttiauxella agrestis genome:
- the trhN gene encoding IncHI-type conjugal transfer protein TrhN — MKFTKVIASTLAVSLVTNTLSWAFYISLINMVTTPKVYAADAIFDQLESNFNLSNPNANRNAPTSAQDIVEKYKNAGSGGNLSGNISDKYAGKADSQNLNVGKYGTSNSNESVMGNAASDGKSIGRSVSLPSMSGGTINSSYTKEGAKQLSRDASGNISISNSAITTPGTKTNTGEIFSSEQKHSDTKFAAGGRYGDEDGFLDDIKNRKSQLFEAQSYDGVAYRTLVNANKDNPAPNVKPNDPMFNAGRNEIGNAVAGTGNWLQNCNTETKTQTITTHYPDYKESYCNSPKKDNFNSCTITRDFTVPVYISGGNGDLSVCGDNCVRIWFGRRDDNYWQNGVFDNSLVLKFHPDAKLATARVVAAEWDDHMRVTLDGNQIFAHIDGDYRDYDYEAPKGGWEQDKSWKLNAPIDITEKVRNSVYNEPDREVTMASRVWVGGKGEGYFEVELTFENMKLEDKHVQEPAGCYDAVKDTSSFCRFDRFADMDVGTKRLPADILNMAKPLYEGDKGFLTWKTNLEGYFCDPLAKEKICSYDASGKIMKDKEGNDLCYNYDDIKNMPDACGVYKNDAACVMDSQTCAEGWYDEGTKSCYMYEQKYTCDRGKDVVREVESQTNACVGMIPCSGGTCETGPKEENKDFGKVIAYSNMVQYMQGEAKCTDPNDPNTCSVFEGKQEWCGRSVGFVNGLAKTDCCEAPQGTASSLEAIMLAGSMIRNTNWSAVNSTLVNWTGGDTGSWASMANSVGEWTASAGKTVGQMWSNVTSSLTSVYENVAGNLGRTVGSAGASGGASGTGQLAQETMTSFGLGQLKQMAMNKAYDLLPGAVRDFVFDAARSTAQNAVFSTAVTNFMLALNVIGWIYTAYQVTKMLLEMLVACDQKEMEASIHKNQKSCFTIDTERCVKYLNIGFTKKCVKKATDMCCYNSMLSRVIMQQAYPQLGIDPIAEKCVGLSITQIQQLDFDKIDLTEWINDAVQVGEVPDQYSKFTEESVTANLPFKNENYQLPSERAKESMGGEDNMIKAKQENSQAIQEANVDCSYLPRPAICEVGSTSVDQITGKQLPKY, encoded by the coding sequence GTGAAATTTACAAAAGTAATCGCTTCGACGCTTGCTGTTTCACTGGTCACAAACACCTTGAGCTGGGCATTTTATATTTCGCTGATCAATATGGTCACTACGCCTAAAGTATACGCAGCAGATGCCATATTTGACCAGCTGGAAAGTAACTTTAACCTGTCGAATCCCAATGCAAACCGAAACGCTCCGACCAGTGCCCAGGACATCGTGGAGAAGTATAAAAATGCAGGATCTGGCGGAAATTTAAGTGGCAACATATCCGACAAATATGCGGGTAAGGCGGACTCCCAAAATCTAAATGTCGGAAAATACGGAACATCAAACTCTAATGAAAGTGTGATGGGTAACGCTGCGAGTGACGGTAAATCTATAGGTCGCTCAGTATCTCTGCCGAGTATGTCGGGTGGAACCATTAATTCGAGTTATACAAAAGAGGGGGCAAAGCAACTTTCACGTGATGCGAGCGGAAATATTTCAATAAGTAATAGTGCCATTACCACTCCGGGCACAAAAACAAATACCGGCGAGATTTTCAGCTCAGAACAAAAGCACAGTGACACAAAGTTTGCTGCTGGTGGCCGCTACGGAGATGAAGACGGTTTTCTAGACGATATTAAGAATCGGAAAAGCCAGCTTTTTGAAGCTCAGAGCTATGATGGTGTGGCTTACCGTACTCTGGTAAATGCGAATAAAGACAATCCGGCCCCGAATGTAAAACCTAACGACCCGATGTTTAATGCTGGCCGTAATGAAATCGGTAATGCAGTAGCCGGTACGGGTAACTGGCTTCAGAACTGTAATACAGAAACAAAGACGCAGACAATTACCACTCACTACCCGGATTACAAAGAGTCCTACTGCAACTCCCCGAAAAAAGACAACTTCAACTCTTGCACAATAACCCGAGATTTTACTGTGCCCGTTTATATTTCGGGTGGGAACGGGGACCTGTCTGTTTGTGGTGATAATTGTGTAAGAATCTGGTTTGGCCGCAGGGATGATAACTACTGGCAGAACGGTGTATTTGATAACTCCCTGGTACTCAAGTTTCACCCAGATGCGAAGCTGGCAACGGCTAGGGTGGTTGCCGCAGAGTGGGATGACCATATGAGGGTAACTTTGGATGGGAATCAAATTTTTGCGCACATTGATGGTGATTATCGGGATTATGATTATGAAGCTCCAAAGGGTGGCTGGGAGCAGGACAAGTCATGGAAGTTGAATGCGCCAATAGATATCACCGAGAAGGTTCGCAACTCAGTCTATAACGAGCCAGACCGTGAAGTGACGATGGCCTCCCGTGTATGGGTCGGCGGTAAAGGGGAAGGGTATTTCGAGGTCGAATTAACTTTTGAAAATATGAAACTGGAAGACAAGCATGTCCAGGAGCCTGCGGGATGCTATGACGCCGTAAAAGATACCAGCTCATTCTGCCGTTTTGACCGCTTTGCAGATATGGACGTAGGGACTAAGCGTTTACCAGCCGATATTCTCAATATGGCAAAACCTTTGTATGAAGGGGATAAAGGCTTCCTGACGTGGAAGACGAATCTGGAAGGATACTTCTGCGACCCCCTGGCTAAAGAAAAGATCTGCTCGTATGACGCCAGTGGCAAAATTATGAAAGATAAGGAAGGTAACGACCTTTGCTACAACTACGATGATATCAAGAATATGCCCGATGCTTGCGGGGTATATAAGAATGATGCGGCCTGCGTAATGGACAGCCAGACTTGTGCTGAAGGCTGGTACGACGAAGGGACTAAGAGTTGCTACATGTACGAGCAGAAGTACACCTGCGACAGAGGTAAAGATGTTGTGCGTGAAGTGGAATCTCAGACCAATGCTTGTGTAGGGATGATCCCATGTTCTGGAGGGACCTGTGAAACAGGACCGAAGGAAGAGAACAAAGACTTTGGCAAAGTCATCGCGTACTCAAACATGGTCCAATACATGCAGGGTGAAGCTAAATGTACAGACCCAAACGATCCTAACACCTGTTCTGTATTCGAAGGTAAACAGGAATGGTGTGGGCGCTCAGTAGGCTTTGTTAATGGACTGGCTAAGACGGATTGCTGCGAAGCGCCGCAGGGAACGGCAAGCTCCCTGGAAGCAATAATGCTGGCCGGTTCGATGATTCGAAATACTAACTGGAGTGCCGTAAATAGTACTCTTGTCAATTGGACCGGAGGGGACACAGGCTCCTGGGCATCTATGGCTAACTCCGTGGGTGAATGGACAGCTTCCGCAGGCAAAACTGTTGGGCAAATGTGGAGTAACGTCACCAGTTCTCTGACCAGTGTTTATGAGAATGTGGCCGGTAATCTGGGTCGAACTGTTGGCTCTGCTGGTGCGTCAGGTGGCGCAAGTGGAACCGGGCAGCTGGCACAAGAAACCATGACAAGTTTTGGTCTGGGCCAATTGAAACAAATGGCGATGAATAAGGCTTACGATCTTCTGCCAGGCGCGGTAAGAGATTTCGTTTTTGATGCTGCAAGGTCAACAGCTCAAAATGCGGTATTTTCAACAGCGGTAACGAATTTCATGCTTGCCTTAAATGTAATTGGCTGGATTTATACAGCATATCAAGTCACCAAAATGTTACTGGAAATGCTGGTTGCTTGTGATCAAAAGGAAATGGAAGCAAGTATCCATAAAAATCAGAAATCCTGCTTTACAATTGATACAGAACGCTGTGTGAAATATTTAAACATAGGTTTTACTAAGAAGTGCGTTAAAAAGGCTACTGACATGTGTTGTTATAACTCCATGCTGTCGCGTGTAATTATGCAACAGGCATATCCACAATTAGGAATAGATCCTATTGCTGAAAAATGTGTTGGGTTGTCAATAACTCAAATTCAACAGCTTGACTTTGATAAAATCGACTTAACTGAATGGATTAATGATGCAGTACAGGTTGGAGAAGTGCCGGACCAGTACAGCAAATTCACAGAGGAGTCTGTGACGGCCAATTTGCCATTCAAAAACGAGAATTATCAGTTACCTTCGGAAAGAGCTAAAGAATCAATGGGCGGTGAGGATAATATGATTAAAGCTAAACAGGAGAACTCTCAGGCGATACAGGAGGCTAACGTTGATTGTAGCTATTTACCTCGACCGGCAATATGTGAAGTGGGTTCAACATCAGTAGATCAAATAACCGGAAAGCAACTTCCAAAATATTAG